A window of Paenibacillus polygoni contains these coding sequences:
- a CDS encoding M20 metallopeptidase family protein: protein MMDWFDQIPVEKISEWRQHLHKHPELSFKEFKTSQYIYDILSTFPNLELTRPTPTSVVATLVGAAGEGKTIALRADMDALPIQEETTLDFKSVNDGVMHACGHDTHVAMLLGAASVLSGMKDKLAGTVKFIFQHAEEQVPGGAQELVDAGVLKDVDQIFGIHIIPRLKTGSLGIVPGYTTTAADGFFLKIQGKGSHASTPELSIDPIVVGSHMVMALQSIVSRNVPASEMAILSIGEFHSGQAPNIIADTATLSCSIRTTNEEIRNLMEKRVREVIEYVAAAYGATVELDYVRGYSAVYSTPELAEFAFESATKVLGKDLVYESPMLMASEDFSAYTKVVPGCFMLLGAGLEEEGCGYMNHHPKFRVMEEALVNGTKVEVQLILDLLGQK from the coding sequence ATGATGGACTGGTTTGATCAAATACCTGTAGAGAAGATTTCAGAATGGAGACAACATCTACATAAACATCCTGAACTCTCATTTAAAGAATTTAAAACTTCACAATATATTTACGATATCTTATCTACTTTTCCTAACCTTGAATTAACACGTCCTACTCCAACCAGTGTAGTTGCTACCTTAGTCGGCGCTGCTGGCGAGGGTAAAACAATTGCACTTCGTGCAGATATGGATGCTTTGCCAATTCAGGAGGAAACGACTTTAGATTTCAAATCGGTAAATGACGGTGTTATGCACGCTTGCGGACATGATACCCATGTTGCGATGTTGCTTGGAGCAGCAAGTGTACTATCCGGTATGAAAGACAAACTAGCTGGAACCGTTAAGTTTATTTTTCAACATGCAGAAGAACAAGTTCCTGGCGGTGCTCAAGAACTCGTTGATGCAGGCGTACTGAAGGACGTAGATCAAATCTTCGGTATTCACATTATCCCAAGATTAAAAACAGGCTCTCTCGGTATTGTACCTGGGTATACAACCACTGCTGCTGACGGATTTTTCTTAAAAATCCAAGGGAAAGGATCTCACGCTTCTACACCAGAATTGTCCATTGATCCAATCGTAGTCGGCAGCCATATGGTTATGGCACTCCAAAGTATTGTATCTCGTAATGTTCCAGCAAGCGAAATGGCGATTCTTAGCATTGGTGAATTCCACAGCGGCCAAGCTCCTAATATTATTGCAGATACAGCTACCCTAAGCTGCTCCATCCGTACGACTAATGAAGAAATTCGCAACCTCATGGAAAAACGGGTTAGAGAAGTGATTGAATATGTAGCTGCTGCATACGGTGCTACGGTTGAACTCGATTATGTCCGCGGTTACTCAGCTGTGTACAGCACACCTGAACTTGCTGAATTCGCTTTTGAATCGGCTACAAAAGTACTTGGTAAAGATTTAGTCTACGAATCTCCTATGCTAATGGCGAGTGAAGATTTCTCCGCTTATACCAAAGTTGTTCCAGGTTGCTTCATGTTATTAGGCGCCGGCTTAGAAGAAGAAGGATGCGGTTATATGAACCACCATCCGAAATTCAGAGTCATGGAAGAAGCTTTAGTTAACGGTACAAAAGTCGAAGTTCAATTAATCTTAGATTTATTGGGACAAAAATAG
- a CDS encoding cold-shock protein produces MYNSRRKPMEDVPMELTAIWSCSNDECKGWMRDNFVFAEVPVCPQCQSSMIKDEKMLAAVTNTSPNQNKK; encoded by the coding sequence ATGTATAATTCTCGAAGAAAGCCAATGGAAGATGTACCGATGGAGTTAACGGCAATATGGTCTTGTTCAAACGACGAATGCAAAGGATGGATGAGAGATAACTTCGTATTCGCCGAGGTTCCCGTATGCCCTCAGTGTCAGTCTAGCATGATAAAAGATGAGAAAATGCTTGCAGCTGTGACGAACACGAGTCCTAACCAGAATAAAAAATAA
- a CDS encoding PspA/IM30 family protein → MSILSRFRDVMKANMHDLVTKAEDPEKMMNNYMKQLNIDIGKVKSETASVAAEEKRAKRALDEAKAEVNKLQRYAEKAVGSGNEEQALQFLERKAAQAEKLGELESAYERALSNKKSMKQMHDKLISDFNVLENRHAELNGKIAATAAQQKINTMGSNVDVSGSVFDVIEEKVNKAYDEAMAIAELREQPEDDLDELIAQLERENNTSSIRNAEEELAMIKDKLNNKKS, encoded by the coding sequence ATCAGTATCCTATCTAGATTCAGAGACGTGATGAAAGCGAATATGCATGACTTGGTTACCAAAGCAGAAGATCCTGAGAAAATGATGAATAACTATATGAAGCAACTGAACATAGACATAGGTAAAGTGAAATCAGAAACAGCGTCGGTAGCAGCGGAAGAGAAAAGGGCAAAGAGAGCGCTGGATGAGGCAAAAGCAGAAGTAAATAAACTGCAGCGATATGCTGAGAAAGCAGTGGGGTCCGGGAATGAGGAGCAAGCATTGCAGTTTCTAGAACGTAAGGCAGCACAAGCAGAGAAATTAGGTGAGCTGGAATCTGCATATGAACGTGCTTTATCTAACAAGAAAAGTATGAAGCAGATGCACGATAAACTGATCTCTGATTTTAACGTTCTAGAGAATAGACACGCAGAATTAAACGGAAAGATAGCTGCAACGGCTGCTCAGCAGAAAATAAATACGATGGGCTCAAATGTGGATGTTAGCGGCTCTGTGTTCGATGTAATCGAAGAAAAGGTTAATAAAGCGTATGATGAAGCCATGGCTATTGCTGAACTTAGAGAGCAACCGGAGGACGATCTCGATGAACTTATTGCTCAGTTGGAGAGGGAGAACAATACGAGTTCGATTAGGAATGCAGAAGAGGAGCTTGCCATGATTAAAGATAAACTCAACAACAAGAAGTCATAA
- a CDS encoding TetR/AcrR family transcriptional regulator: MNTEQRIIEEGKKLIDQYGFRKFTMHELADNLRISKKTIYLHFKDKNHLISSICDSFIANDREELNRIIHEKHDYVEKLRAVFYLYNIQTLRKRHLNELKKYFPEDWEKFRAFSENRRECVRDIYREGVEKGVFIPQCPIIPNTPTPVGKDQTVELLIFILSSVINHAFESEMTDYDFDVNTMLIYSYEMLIQLFLVKK, encoded by the coding sequence ATGAATACAGAACAACGAATTATTGAAGAAGGAAAAAAGTTAATCGACCAGTATGGATTCCGTAAATTCACGATGCATGAACTGGCAGATAACCTGCGGATCAGTAAGAAAACCATCTATCTCCATTTTAAAGACAAAAATCATCTAATCAGCTCGATCTGTGATTCGTTTATCGCTAATGACCGAGAGGAACTGAACCGAATCATTCATGAGAAACATGATTATGTCGAAAAACTGCGCGCTGTTTTTTATCTATACAACATTCAAACACTTCGCAAAAGACATCTGAATGAATTGAAAAAGTATTTTCCGGAAGATTGGGAGAAGTTTAGAGCATTTAGTGAAAATCGAAGAGAATGTGTTCGAGACATCTATCGAGAGGGAGTAGAAAAAGGGGTTTTCATTCCTCAATGTCCCATTATTCCGAATACACCTACACCAGTGGGTAAAGATCAAACCGTAGAACTATTAATCTTTATTCTGTCCTCGGTTATAAATCATGCCTTTGAATCGGAAATGACAGATTATGATTTTGATGTGAATACAATGCTAATTTATTCTTACGAAATGCTAATTCAGTTGTTCCTCGTTAAGAAATAA
- a CDS encoding MFS transporter: protein MILTKEQWKIAITVLIMGSFISMDKNMISMTVLALGDQFHWLPNQTGMILSVYYIGFTLITIPGGWLVDRFGYRKFILSSLFVLILFTIFFSLSSSLLALAMMRMGVGLGHASYTTGSPKIISTNFGGEQHASIQSKVLATAGVGGVLAFTIGTQIINSNWRVAYWLITIFYIALWLMMFIFVKEKEHSPKTTKSRESVSLFDAWKEKNVLCIAIGMLFTNLVATGVISWLPSVLKANFHMMDNTKIGYLLTSNSILMAVATMAAGILINKYFKQKEKTFITLSSLAAATCLIGFIYSTHFVITVLLLYAISVLLMFAFTAYMVLPYRLVSNQVIGASFSVINIGAFMGGIIAPILIGNLVTESGGSFVTAYIAMSICLVAASIVPFCINLKQTVHSLAESYK, encoded by the coding sequence GTGATACTGACAAAAGAACAATGGAAAATTGCGATAACTGTTTTAATTATGGGCAGTTTTATCTCTATGGATAAAAATATGATTTCGATGACTGTACTGGCCTTGGGTGATCAATTCCACTGGTTGCCGAATCAAACGGGGATGATTCTGAGTGTCTACTATATCGGTTTTACTTTAATTACGATTCCAGGAGGATGGCTGGTGGACCGATTCGGTTATCGTAAATTTATTTTATCTTCATTGTTTGTCCTCATTCTCTTTACGATCTTCTTTAGTTTATCCAGCTCATTACTTGCACTGGCTATGATGCGGATGGGCGTTGGACTGGGGCATGCAAGTTACACAACAGGTTCACCTAAGATCATAAGTACAAATTTCGGCGGCGAGCAGCATGCTTCCATTCAGTCGAAAGTACTTGCTACAGCTGGAGTCGGCGGTGTTCTCGCATTCACTATTGGAACACAAATCATTAATAGTAACTGGCGAGTTGCATACTGGTTAATCACTATTTTTTACATCGCCTTATGGTTGATGATGTTTATATTTGTGAAAGAGAAAGAACACTCCCCGAAAACGACAAAATCCAGAGAGTCAGTATCTCTTTTTGATGCGTGGAAAGAAAAAAATGTACTCTGTATCGCAATCGGTATGTTATTTACGAACTTAGTTGCTACAGGCGTCATCTCCTGGCTGCCGTCCGTTTTAAAAGCGAATTTTCATATGATGGACAATACAAAAATCGGATATCTACTAACGAGTAATTCGATACTTATGGCCGTTGCCACGATGGCGGCTGGCATCTTAATCAACAAATATTTTAAACAGAAAGAGAAAACATTCATCACTCTCTCTTCTCTGGCTGCTGCAACTTGCCTAATCGGTTTTATCTATTCGACTCATTTTGTCATTACCGTTTTATTGCTGTATGCTATATCCGTCTTACTTATGTTTGCCTTCACCGCTTATATGGTGCTGCCATATCGTTTAGTATCCAATCAGGTCATTGGTGCCTCCTTTTCTGTCATTAATATTGGTGCCTTTATGGGAGGAATCATTGCACCTATTCTCATTGGCAATCTTGTCACTGAATCCGGAGGTTCTTTTGTTACTGCCTATATTGCCATGAGCATTTGCTTGGTCGCTGCGAGTATCGTGCCGTTTTGCATAAACTTGAAACAAACGGTTCATTCTTTAGCAGAGTCCTATAAATAA
- a CDS encoding TPM domain-containing protein, with protein MKKIKSILSFLLIFSVIFVITPPNLAGAAESSSIAAEKQLIFDEAGLLTQAQADRLNTMANAYGAERNTDIIIYTTLNEEDIDAMILTEDFYDEHAPGYDRPHGNAVILTLDMNNTEVYIAGFYKGLDYLNDRRLDQIRTKISPDLSYGNYELAFEDYILTVYEFMEHRPGVLFNIWFQLAVSLGIGALVVGVMAYRSGGRITVNRQTYEDANASGILDRQDRYLRTTVTKRKIERNNNNGGPGGGGGGGISKGGHSHSGSRGSF; from the coding sequence GTGAAAAAAATAAAATCGATCCTATCTTTTCTCCTGATTTTTTCCGTTATTTTCGTTATTACTCCTCCTAACCTAGCGGGTGCAGCCGAATCCAGTTCTATAGCTGCGGAGAAACAGTTAATCTTTGATGAAGCAGGGTTATTAACTCAGGCACAAGCAGACAGACTTAATACCATGGCCAATGCGTATGGGGCCGAGCGAAACACGGATATTATCATCTATACGACATTAAATGAAGAAGATATAGATGCTATGATTTTGACGGAAGACTTCTATGATGAGCATGCTCCCGGATATGATCGGCCGCATGGGAATGCCGTTATTTTGACACTGGATATGAACAATACAGAAGTATATATCGCTGGATTTTATAAAGGGCTGGATTATCTTAATGACAGAAGGCTAGACCAAATCCGAACCAAGATCAGTCCTGATCTAAGCTATGGTAATTATGAACTGGCATTTGAAGATTATATTCTAACCGTCTATGAGTTTATGGAACACCGCCCAGGAGTTTTATTTAATATTTGGTTTCAATTGGCCGTCTCTTTGGGGATTGGCGCTCTAGTCGTCGGGGTGATGGCTTACCGCTCTGGGGGACGTATCACGGTGAACCGGCAGACATATGAAGATGCAAATGCATCAGGCATACTGGATCGACAAGATCGGTATCTGAGAACAACAGTGACCAAACGCAAGATTGAACGGAATAATAATAATGGCGGTCCTGGCGGCGGTGGCGGCGGAGGAATCAGCAAAGGCGGCCACTCGCATAGCGGAAGCAGAGGATCGTTCTAA
- a CDS encoding MerR family transcriptional regulator: MHLFQDYNLKVKKTFNATNTEEVLTVSEAGNLLGLSKDQMKVYVDKHKLTKVPINRSVHRYLLLKEEIDKIVKT, encoded by the coding sequence ATGCACTTGTTTCAGGATTATAATTTAAAAGTGAAAAAGACATTCAATGCAACGAACACCGAAGAGGTACTTACGGTTTCAGAGGCGGGAAATCTACTGGGTTTATCCAAAGATCAAATGAAAGTGTATGTAGATAAACATAAATTAACCAAGGTACCGATTAATCGAAGTGTGCATCGATATCTTTTACTAAAAGAAGAAATCGATAAAATAGTGAAGACGTAA
- a CDS encoding MFS transporter, translated as MAKNNKMFYGWWIVITAFMSMTFLFTPIVNLISFFTDPVSQELGIERSQFSLYFTIVTLVGLVVAPIAGKILKKVNIRVFMTVCTLLGALSFVGFSFASNIYVFYALSVLQGISLIAGSIVPSSVLITNWFNEKRGLALGIALSGSGLGGIILSPVVSSLINSVGWRTTYLIIGIVIAVTIVPLTAFVVRFHPSDMGLTPLGQAPTKDKNQVLSGMNQKDVLRTPSFWILCAAIIVTGIVANTMIINLAPFLTDIGATSSRAAFLLSLGSAMVIVGKLLVGRMFDKMGLTIMIIFLGLCNVLSFVFLRHADGQIAGILYATFTGFGATALTIAPSYITAYLFGEKDFSSIFGTVSMFSSLGTALSAVFGGVVYGINNSYGLVLTVLIVLSCVSAALYFLAAKTKPKYESASLPQPDQVVGNNA; from the coding sequence ATGGCTAAAAACAACAAAATGTTCTATGGCTGGTGGATCGTAATCACAGCCTTTATGTCAATGACATTCCTTTTCACGCCCATTGTTAACTTGATTTCATTTTTTACAGACCCTGTATCACAGGAGCTCGGTATTGAGAGATCTCAGTTTAGTCTATACTTTACGATCGTTACCTTAGTTGGTTTAGTAGTCGCTCCAATTGCAGGTAAAATACTTAAAAAAGTAAATATTCGAGTTTTTATGACGGTATGTACCCTTCTAGGTGCACTATCCTTTGTTGGATTTTCTTTTGCAAGTAATATCTATGTTTTCTATGCACTATCTGTTCTTCAAGGTATTTCGCTCATTGCAGGGTCAATCGTTCCCTCTTCCGTGCTGATTACCAACTGGTTTAATGAGAAACGCGGTTTAGCACTCGGTATTGCCTTATCAGGCAGTGGTTTAGGCGGTATTATCCTAAGTCCAGTCGTTAGTTCCTTGATTAATTCCGTGGGCTGGAGAACAACCTACCTGATCATTGGTATTGTGATTGCTGTTACCATTGTTCCGCTGACTGCATTTGTTGTCAGATTCCACCCATCCGATATGGGTTTGACACCGCTTGGTCAAGCGCCTACTAAAGATAAAAATCAAGTGTTATCCGGTATGAACCAAAAAGATGTATTAAGAACACCATCGTTTTGGATCTTGTGCGCAGCTATTATCGTAACAGGGATCGTCGCAAATACCATGATTATCAACCTTGCTCCATTCTTGACAGATATCGGTGCTACTTCATCAAGAGCTGCCTTCCTATTATCCTTGGGATCCGCAATGGTTATTGTCGGTAAGCTGCTCGTTGGCAGAATGTTTGATAAAATGGGACTCACTATCATGATCATCTTCTTAGGACTATGTAACGTACTCAGCTTCGTATTCCTAAGACATGCAGATGGACAAATTGCAGGTATTCTTTATGCAACATTCACTGGATTTGGTGCAACTGCACTTACGATTGCTCCATCCTACATTACGGCTTACCTGTTTGGCGAAAAAGATTTCAGTTCCATCTTTGGTACAGTTTCGATGTTCTCTTCCTTAGGTACTGCACTTAGTGCCGTATTCGGTGGCGTTGTATATGGTATCAATAATTCTTATGGTCTCGTTTTAACTGTGCTGATTGTACTTTCCTGTGTAAGTGCTGCTTTGTACTTCCTTGCAGCTAAAACGAAACCTAAATATGAATCTGCGTCTTTGCCACAACCAGATCAAGTAGTCGGAAATAACGCTTAA
- a CDS encoding glycoside hydrolase family 3 protein, whose translation MSSDLIGVPLEGFAEFSRKVAAEGAVLLKNEEKVLPIQVSENVSVFGRTQVNYYRSGTGSGGSVNVVYTTNLLDGLRAKAQFSINEELASVYEKWIEKNPFDNGGGGWAAEPWHQQEMPLTDDLVAAARQKSAKAIIVIGRTAGEDQDNADEQGSYQLTDDEKAMLKIVTTHFEQTIVVLNVSNIIDMSWLNEKTLVHPISSVIYAWQGGMEGGNAIADVLVGEVTPSGKLTDTIAYSIEDYPSTKNYGNEFKNLYEEDIYVGYRYFETFCPDKVQFEFGYGLSYTTFEVKPEEAKQITKDGSKYIELEVTVTNTGDTYAGKETVQVYYEAPQGKLGKPAKALAAFAKTKIVQPGESERLTLQFPVNSMASYDDSGVTGFPSAYVLEEGSYLFYVGTSVKQVEKVSVDGQNGYYTEELIVVEQLQEAMAPTEKFNRMKPGVRKENGIYELAEAEVPTRQISLADRIEANLPKTLDQTGDKGYKLSDVHEQKVNMEAFIAQLSDQDLAAIIRGEGMSSPLVTPGTASAFGGVSDSLLSYGIPVGCTSDGPSGIRMDSGQQATQVAIGTLLAATWDTDLVEELYVLEGKELVRNNIDTLLGPGLNIRRSPLNGRNFEYFSEDPLVSGLFASACTRGLRKGGSQATLKHFACNNQEKYRTKVDAVVSERALREIYLKGFEIAVKEGGANSIMTSYNPVNGHWAASNYDLNTTILRGEWGFKGIVMTDWWAVMNDVVNGGPADRKYTNHMARAQNDLYMVVSNYGAETNAWGDNTIESLDNGTLTRGELQRNAMNICGFLMQALVFSREQVIQEKIETCKADASLQAEEAQVIGQDEQIKVNVSGSTIIKVNESGVYRMFAGLMSPDGVLSQSACNLILNDQVAATLQTNGTEGRWIKLKQAKVELEAGLYEMKFEHIKPGMQIDWIEFKQV comes from the coding sequence TTGAGTTCAGATCTTATTGGCGTTCCATTGGAAGGGTTTGCAGAATTCAGTAGAAAAGTCGCAGCAGAAGGTGCAGTTCTCTTAAAAAATGAGGAAAAAGTTCTTCCTATACAGGTTTCCGAAAACGTTTCAGTTTTTGGGCGCACCCAGGTAAATTACTATCGCAGCGGTACAGGATCGGGCGGAAGCGTAAACGTTGTATACACAACCAATCTGCTGGATGGACTCCGTGCAAAGGCACAATTTAGTATTAATGAAGAACTGGCATCCGTATACGAGAAATGGATTGAAAAGAATCCGTTTGATAATGGTGGAGGAGGCTGGGCTGCAGAGCCTTGGCATCAACAAGAAATGCCTTTAACGGATGACCTCGTCGCTGCTGCAAGACAGAAATCAGCGAAAGCAATTATCGTCATCGGTCGTACCGCTGGGGAAGATCAAGATAATGCAGACGAGCAAGGAAGCTATCAGCTGACAGATGATGAGAAAGCAATGCTAAAGATCGTTACAACCCATTTCGAGCAGACGATTGTGGTACTGAACGTATCCAATATTATTGATATGAGCTGGCTGAATGAGAAGACTTTAGTTCATCCGATCTCAAGTGTGATTTACGCTTGGCAGGGCGGAATGGAAGGCGGAAATGCAATTGCGGATGTGCTGGTTGGTGAAGTGACACCAAGCGGGAAATTAACGGATACGATTGCTTATTCTATTGAAGATTACCCCTCCACAAAGAATTACGGCAATGAATTTAAGAACCTCTATGAAGAAGATATTTATGTAGGTTACCGCTACTTTGAGACGTTCTGTCCAGATAAGGTTCAATTTGAATTTGGGTATGGCCTGTCTTATACCACTTTCGAAGTAAAGCCTGAAGAAGCTAAGCAGATCACCAAAGACGGATCGAAGTATATTGAGCTTGAGGTAACTGTAACTAATACCGGGGATACTTATGCAGGCAAAGAGACAGTACAAGTCTACTATGAAGCGCCTCAAGGGAAACTCGGAAAGCCGGCCAAAGCGCTTGCTGCTTTTGCAAAAACAAAAATTGTTCAGCCGGGTGAATCCGAACGTTTGACGTTGCAATTCCCTGTGAACTCAATGGCTTCGTATGATGACAGCGGGGTAACAGGATTTCCATCTGCTTATGTTTTAGAAGAAGGAAGTTATTTATTTTATGTTGGCACAAGTGTAAAACAGGTAGAAAAAGTATCGGTGGATGGACAGAATGGCTACTATACCGAGGAACTTATTGTCGTTGAACAGCTGCAAGAAGCGATGGCACCAACAGAGAAATTCAATAGAATGAAGCCAGGCGTTCGTAAAGAAAATGGGATTTATGAATTGGCAGAGGCTGAAGTTCCTACACGCCAAATTTCGTTAGCAGATCGAATTGAAGCCAATTTACCGAAGACACTGGATCAAACAGGAGACAAAGGTTACAAGCTGAGTGACGTACATGAGCAGAAAGTCAACATGGAAGCTTTTATCGCTCAACTTAGTGATCAAGATTTAGCAGCGATTATTAGAGGAGAAGGCATGAGCAGCCCGCTCGTTACACCAGGAACAGCATCTGCTTTTGGCGGTGTAAGCGACAGTCTTCTGAGCTATGGTATTCCAGTCGGCTGTACCTCTGACGGCCCTTCGGGGATTCGAATGGATAGTGGGCAGCAGGCAACTCAGGTTGCGATTGGGACATTGCTTGCCGCAACATGGGATACGGACCTGGTAGAAGAATTATATGTTTTGGAAGGTAAGGAGCTGGTGCGTAACAATATTGATACGTTGCTCGGACCAGGACTTAATATTCGTCGTAGTCCGCTAAATGGACGTAACTTTGAATATTTCTCAGAAGATCCACTGGTCTCCGGCTTGTTTGCATCAGCTTGTACCCGCGGGCTTCGCAAGGGTGGTTCGCAGGCAACGCTGAAACACTTTGCCTGCAACAACCAGGAGAAATACCGTACGAAAGTGGATGCAGTTGTATCTGAGCGTGCTTTGCGAGAAATCTATCTTAAAGGATTTGAAATCGCTGTAAAAGAAGGCGGAGCAAATTCCATTATGACTTCGTATAATCCGGTCAACGGACATTGGGCAGCATCGAATTATGATCTGAATACAACGATTCTTCGCGGTGAGTGGGGTTTCAAAGGAATCGTAATGACGGACTGGTGGGCTGTAATGAACGATGTCGTAAACGGCGGACCGGCTGATCGTAAATATACCAATCACATGGCGCGTGCTCAAAACGATCTATATATGGTCGTTAGTAATTATGGAGCTGAAACAAATGCCTGGGGAGACAACACAATAGAGTCACTTGATAATGGTACTCTTACCCGCGGTGAGTTACAGCGTAATGCAATGAATATCTGTGGTTTCTTAATGCAAGCACTTGTATTTTCTAGAGAGCAAGTTATTCAGGAGAAGATTGAAACATGTAAGGCAGATGCTTCTCTGCAAGCAGAAGAGGCTCAAGTGATCGGGCAAGATGAGCAGATAAAAGTGAATGTATCCGGCTCAACCATCATCAAAGTGAATGAGTCAGGCGTATATCGTATGTTTGCCGGCCTTATGTCTCCAGATGGGGTGCTGTCACAAAGTGCCTGCAATCTGATTCTGAATGATCAGGTAGCAGCGACCCTTCAGACGAATGGTACAGAAGGCAGATGGATCAAGCTGAAACAAGCTAAGGTAGAGCTGGAAGCAGGACTTTACGAGATGAAGTTTGAACATATCAAGCCTGGAATGCAGATCGACTGGATTGAATTCAAACAAGTATAA
- a CDS encoding cold-shock protein — translation METGTVKWFNAEKGFGFIEVEGGSDVFVHFSAITGEGFKSLDEGQRVEFNIVQGQRGPQAENVVKL, via the coding sequence ATGGAAACAGGAACAGTAAAATGGTTTAACGCAGAAAAAGGATTTGGCTTCATCGAGGTTGAAGGCGGAAGCGACGTATTCGTACACTTCAGCGCAATCACAGGCGAAGGATTTAAATCTTTGGACGAAGGTCAACGTGTTGAGTTCAACATCGTACAAGGCCAACGCGGTCCACAAGCTGAAAATGTTGTAAAACTCTAA
- a CDS encoding TFIIB-type zinc ribbon-containing protein — protein sequence MPVIEYKCPNCGTSMVFDSESGMLHCPSCGRDDNIEEIPDPLTRNVFTENEVSEYHCTSCGAVIMTEAETVATVCSFCGSSVVLGDRLTGELAPAKIIPFSISKEEAIQAFRKWCRNGLLTPSGFMTADRIKGITGIYVPFWLYGLHNHIEVRGLGTKVRSYTRGDYHYTETMHYEVYRKIRLNYENVPIDAAEKMNDELMDKLEPFPYGQLKSFKSPYLAGFIAEKYSYDESELLPRAKEKIRQYIDSYIQSSASGYATVSFTDKQIDTTLARADYVLLPVWMVQYDYNKAEHTFAMNGQTGKVVGKPPISKGKISAWFAGISGISFLSLKLISWMMGGGFW from the coding sequence ATGCCAGTCATCGAATATAAATGTCCGAACTGCGGAACCAGCATGGTGTTTGACAGTGAGTCAGGGATGCTGCATTGTCCGAGTTGCGGCCGTGACGATAATATTGAGGAAATCCCGGATCCTTTAACCAGGAATGTGTTTACCGAAAATGAAGTGAGTGAATACCACTGTACCAGTTGCGGGGCAGTCATCATGACAGAGGCAGAAACAGTAGCTACGGTATGTAGTTTCTGTGGTTCCTCTGTTGTGCTCGGCGACCGGCTTACTGGAGAACTAGCTCCAGCAAAAATCATTCCATTTTCGATTAGCAAAGAAGAAGCAATACAAGCTTTTCGAAAATGGTGCCGGAATGGACTGCTTACGCCAAGTGGTTTTATGACGGCGGACCGAATTAAAGGAATTACCGGAATCTACGTGCCTTTCTGGTTATATGGATTACATAATCACATTGAAGTCCGTGGACTGGGTACAAAAGTGAGGAGTTACACAAGAGGAGATTATCATTATACGGAAACGATGCATTATGAGGTTTATCGTAAGATCCGGCTCAATTACGAGAATGTACCGATTGACGCGGCAGAGAAAATGAATGATGAACTGATGGATAAGCTCGAACCTTTCCCATATGGTCAGCTAAAAAGCTTTAAATCCCCTTATCTTGCCGGGTTTATTGCCGAAAAATACAGCTACGATGAATCAGAGCTGCTGCCGCGGGCAAAGGAAAAGATTCGCCAGTATATCGATTCTTACATTCAGTCTTCGGCTTCTGGTTATGCCACAGTAAGTTTCACAGATAAGCAGATCGATACAACCTTAGCACGAGCCGATTATGTCCTGCTACCGGTATGGATGGTGCAATATGATTATAATAAGGCAGAGCATACATTTGCGATGAACGGACAGACAGGTAAAGTGGTGGGCAAACCTCCGATTAGCAAAGGGAAAATAAGTGCTTGGTTTGCTGGAATCTCGGGTATTTCCTTTTTATCACTGAAACTGATTTCCTGGATGATGGGAGGAGGATTTTGGTGA